A single window of Mycobacterium sp. ITM-2016-00318 DNA harbors:
- a CDS encoding aldehyde dehydrogenase family protein — MREYLKFYIDGQWVDPTESKTLEVDNPTTEQVSGKIAIGSAADVDKAVKAARKAFATWSISTREERLDLLGAIAAEYQKRSEDLAAAVHEEMGAPPSLAAGPQVMMGMGHLMGAIDALKNFNFEEQRGSTLILKEPIGVCGLITPWNWPINQIACKVFPALATGCTMVLKPSEVAPYSGQIFTEVMDAAGVPAGVYNMVFGDGPGVGAAISSHPDIDLVSFTGSTRAGVDVAKNAAATVKRVTQELGGKSPNIVIDDEKFAESVTAGVSTMMVNSGQSCNAPSRMLVPRERIAEAAEIARGVAEAVSVGDPEDKRAIGPVASKVQFEKVQGLIKKGIEEGATVAAGGPDRPDGLDTGYYVKPTVFSDVTNDMTIAREEIFGPVLCILPYDDLDQAVDIANDTEYGLSGYVSAADLDAARTLARKIRAGQVAINHAFDLNTPFGGYKRSGNGREWSEFGFEEYLEIKGTLGYAPESA; from the coding sequence ATGCGCGAATATTTGAAGTTCTACATCGACGGCCAGTGGGTCGACCCGACGGAGTCGAAGACCCTCGAGGTCGACAACCCGACGACCGAGCAGGTGTCGGGGAAGATCGCGATCGGCTCGGCGGCCGACGTCGACAAAGCAGTCAAGGCGGCGCGGAAAGCGTTCGCGACATGGTCGATCAGCACCCGCGAGGAGCGCCTCGACCTTCTCGGGGCGATCGCCGCGGAATACCAGAAGCGCTCCGAGGACCTGGCCGCCGCGGTGCACGAGGAGATGGGCGCACCGCCGTCGCTGGCGGCGGGACCGCAGGTGATGATGGGGATGGGTCACCTGATGGGCGCCATCGACGCCCTGAAGAACTTCAACTTCGAGGAGCAGCGCGGTTCGACGCTGATCCTCAAGGAGCCGATCGGCGTCTGCGGCCTCATCACACCGTGGAACTGGCCCATCAACCAGATCGCCTGCAAGGTGTTCCCGGCGCTGGCCACCGGCTGCACGATGGTGCTCAAGCCGTCGGAGGTGGCGCCCTACTCGGGCCAGATCTTCACCGAGGTGATGGACGCGGCGGGCGTGCCCGCCGGTGTCTACAACATGGTGTTCGGTGACGGGCCCGGTGTCGGCGCGGCGATCTCGAGCCATCCCGACATCGATCTGGTTTCGTTCACCGGGTCGACGCGCGCTGGTGTCGACGTCGCCAAGAACGCGGCGGCCACCGTCAAACGGGTGACCCAGGAACTCGGCGGCAAGAGCCCCAACATCGTGATCGACGACGAGAAATTCGCCGAAAGCGTCACCGCGGGCGTGAGCACGATGATGGTGAACTCCGGCCAGAGCTGTAATGCCCCCTCGCGCATGCTCGTTCCGCGCGAGCGCATCGCCGAGGCCGCCGAGATCGCGCGCGGTGTGGCGGAAGCGGTGTCGGTGGGTGACCCTGAGGACAAGCGGGCGATCGGTCCCGTGGCGTCCAAGGTCCAGTTCGAGAAGGTGCAGGGCCTGATCAAGAAGGGCATCGAGGAGGGCGCGACTGTGGCAGCTGGCGGACCGGACCGGCCGGACGGGCTCGACACCGGATATTACGTCAAGCCGACCGTGTTCTCGGATGTCACCAATGACATGACGATCGCGCGCGAGGAGATCTTCGGCCCTGTGCTGTGCATCCTGCCCTACGACGACCTCGACCAGGCCGTGGACATCGCCAACGACACGGAATACGGTCTGTCGGGCTATGTTTCGGCCGCCGACCTCGACGCCGCCCGCACGTTGGCGCGCAAGATCCGAGCGGGCCAGGTCGCCATCAACCACGCGTTCGACCTCAACACGCCGTTCGGCGGCTACAAGCGCAGCGGCAACGGACGTGAGTGGAGCGAGTTCGGCTTCGAGGAGTACCTGGAGATCAAGGGCACGCTGGGCTACGCACCCGAGAGCGCCTGA
- a CDS encoding 2Fe-2S iron-sulfur cluster-binding protein translates to MHELPVELTVNGRAHRHTVEPRLTLADFLREKCGLTGTHLGCEHGACGACTVLLDGQAVRACLIFAVQVDGQEVTTVEGIAGEDGELSPVQSALRDCHGLQCGFCTPGFVTSITALLRDNPQPTDEEIREGLSGNFCRCTGYQGIINAVHRAAETS, encoded by the coding sequence ATGCATGAGCTGCCGGTCGAGTTGACCGTCAACGGCCGCGCGCACCGGCACACCGTCGAGCCCCGCCTGACCCTCGCCGATTTCCTGCGCGAGAAGTGCGGCCTCACCGGCACCCACCTCGGCTGCGAGCACGGCGCATGCGGCGCCTGCACGGTGCTGCTCGACGGTCAGGCCGTGCGGGCCTGCTTGATCTTCGCCGTGCAGGTGGACGGCCAGGAAGTCACCACCGTCGAAGGCATCGCAGGAGAGGACGGCGAGCTGTCACCCGTGCAGTCCGCACTGCGTGACTGCCATGGACTGCAATGCGGTTTCTGCACACCGGGTTTCGTCACGTCCATCACTGCGCTGCTGCGCGACAATCCGCAGCCCACCGACGAGGAGATCCGCGAGGGGCTCTCCGGCAACTTCTGCCGGTGCACCGGTTACCAGGGCATCATCAACGCGGTGCACCGTGCGGCAGAAACCTCGTAG
- a CDS encoding xanthine dehydrogenase family protein subunit M, which yields MKAAKFAYHRPGTVAEAAQMLGEFGEDAKILAGGQSLVPMLAMRLTYFENLIDTSRVDELKNIEVRGDELVVAAGTPHSLVGMDDEVADSVPLLTLSTPYIGHFQIRTRGTLGGAIAHADPAAEYAAVALALDATIEATSSRGRRDIPAADFFTGLWETSLASDEILTAVRFPVWGGRSGFAVEEFARRHGDFAIAGATVAVALDDHGRVERCGIGLLGLGSTPLRGSAAENAVVGEQADAVTAEDVGRLAIAGLSEIPADLQGSAQYRSRVGTAMVARAWAAAVRQAEMSETEAIHA from the coding sequence ATGAAAGCCGCCAAGTTCGCGTACCACCGCCCCGGCACGGTCGCCGAAGCGGCGCAGATGCTCGGGGAGTTCGGCGAGGACGCCAAGATCCTCGCAGGCGGGCAGAGCCTGGTGCCGATGCTCGCGATGCGGCTGACGTACTTCGAGAACCTGATCGACACCTCCAGGGTCGATGAACTGAAGAACATCGAAGTGCGCGGCGACGAGCTGGTGGTGGCGGCAGGAACGCCGCACTCGCTGGTCGGCATGGACGACGAGGTGGCCGATTCGGTTCCGCTACTGACGCTCTCGACGCCCTACATCGGACATTTCCAGATCCGCACACGGGGCACGCTCGGTGGCGCGATCGCACACGCCGACCCCGCCGCGGAATACGCCGCGGTCGCGCTGGCACTTGACGCCACAATCGAGGCGACGTCATCGCGTGGGCGGCGCGACATCCCGGCCGCCGATTTCTTCACCGGCCTCTGGGAGACGTCGCTGGCGTCCGACGAGATCCTGACCGCCGTGCGGTTCCCGGTGTGGGGCGGCCGGTCGGGCTTCGCGGTCGAGGAATTCGCGCGCCGCCACGGCGATTTCGCGATCGCGGGCGCCACAGTCGCCGTTGCGCTCGACGACCACGGCAGAGTGGAGCGCTGCGGCATCGGCCTGCTCGGCCTCGGTTCCACCCCGCTGCGCGGATCGGCTGCGGAGAACGCCGTCGTCGGTGAGCAGGCCGATGCGGTCACCGCCGAAGACGTCGGAAGGCTCGCGATCGCGGGCCTCTCTGAGATCCCCGCCGACCTCCAGGGGTCGGCGCAATATCGATCGCGCGTCGGGACCGCGATGGTGGCCAGGGCGTGGGCCGCCGCGGTCCGGCAAGCAGAGATGTCCGAAACGGAGGCGATCCATGCATGA
- a CDS encoding SRPBCC family protein, whose amino-acid sequence MELNNEFRVAVPAATTWQVLTDVERVAPCIPGAQLLSVDGDDFTGAVKVKVGPITVSYKGDASFEEKDEAAQRVVIKASGKETRGSGNASALVTAVLKDEGDATIVSITTDLTISGKAAQFGRGVLADVSTNLIGQFARNLEADLLGGSASRADASPSSAAAAASVAAAADAGGDSVDLLKVVAVPMAKRYAPALAAVAAGATVGFLLGRRRRRHPAADLADELQAALARLLS is encoded by the coding sequence GTGGAGCTGAACAACGAATTCCGGGTCGCGGTGCCCGCGGCCACGACGTGGCAGGTGCTCACCGACGTCGAGCGCGTCGCCCCGTGTATCCCCGGCGCGCAACTCCTCTCGGTCGACGGCGACGACTTCACTGGCGCGGTGAAGGTGAAAGTCGGGCCGATCACGGTGTCCTACAAGGGCGATGCGTCGTTCGAGGAGAAGGACGAGGCCGCACAACGGGTGGTCATCAAGGCCAGCGGCAAGGAGACAAGGGGCAGCGGCAACGCGTCGGCTCTGGTCACCGCCGTGCTGAAGGACGAGGGCGACGCCACCATCGTTTCAATCACCACCGACCTCACGATCTCGGGCAAGGCGGCGCAGTTCGGCCGCGGTGTGCTGGCGGACGTGTCGACGAACCTGATCGGTCAGTTCGCCCGGAATCTGGAGGCCGACCTGCTCGGCGGTTCGGCGTCGAGGGCCGATGCGTCACCATCCTCGGCGGCCGCCGCAGCCTCGGTGGCGGCCGCGGCCGACGCCGGCGGCGACTCCGTCGATCTCCTGAAGGTGGTTGCGGTGCCGATGGCCAAGCGCTACGCCCCTGCGCTGGCAGCAGTCGCCGCAGGCGCGACGGTCGGATTTCTTCTCGGCAGGCGCAGGCGCAGGCACCCCGCCGCGGACCTCGCCGACGAGCTGCAGGCGGCCCTGGCCCGGCTGCTGTCATGA
- a CDS encoding xanthine dehydrogenase family protein molybdopterin-binding subunit: MTSSDQAVATRYAGARVPRVEDLRLLTGHGTFVDDVSRPGMLHACFVRSPFAKARINRIDTSAALALPGVQAVFLADDLNPEVREAWHAVAGKDIADTPRPPLAEGEAKFVGDPVALVIAGSRYVAEDAVELVDVDYDPLPAVADFTKARGGSAAGIPVVHEAYPDNVAGGMGGAPPDEETFSSAAHVASAHVYQQIHSPVPIETRGLVAEWEASSRELTMWASTQTPHELRAFAARLLGIPAQNVRVIMRDTGGGFGQKVVPMREDMCVMLAARKVGGALKWIEDRRENLMSAGQARHVDGDVRMAFDGEGNILAADIDFVQDIGAYPTPYPVLTTAAIGMFFPGPYRVPKASFNYKTVFSNTAGLAAYRGPWQYETLTREILLDIAARKMEMDPVELRRRNILRGDEMPYFNANGMPYEHVAPADTFEQAVKILDHEGFRKEQKDALAEGRYIGLGFSAYIEPTGAATGHLATEGATIRMEPTGKINVYVNGGSTGNSIETTVVQLTADALGADISDVSTIQGDTAVTPYGAGTQGSRSGPMTAGAVNEAGTILRNQIIAMAAHRLEVEESAIELANSRATVRDDPEKSVSFADLAYRSYYEPSALPPGMAATLEATARFTSQTMIHWANATHACTCEVDVETGHVTLTRYIVSEDVGPMINPNVVEGQIAGGTVQGIGGALLENMVYDDDGNPLASTFVDYLLPTATEVPAIEYGHVEIPGPGVGGYKGCGEGGAIGSTPAVINAINDALAPLGVTLTRLPASPATIVELIEQAKADADASGKDRATWS; this comes from the coding sequence ATGACCTCATCAGATCAAGCCGTCGCAACACGGTATGCGGGAGCTCGGGTTCCCCGAGTTGAGGATTTACGCCTGCTCACCGGCCATGGGACATTCGTCGACGATGTCTCGCGGCCGGGCATGTTGCATGCCTGTTTCGTCCGCAGCCCGTTTGCCAAAGCTCGGATCAACCGCATCGACACGTCCGCGGCGCTGGCGTTGCCGGGGGTGCAGGCGGTGTTTCTTGCCGACGACCTCAACCCTGAGGTGCGAGAGGCCTGGCACGCGGTCGCAGGCAAGGACATCGCCGACACCCCGCGCCCGCCGCTGGCCGAAGGCGAGGCCAAATTCGTCGGCGATCCCGTCGCGCTTGTGATCGCCGGATCGCGGTACGTCGCCGAGGACGCCGTAGAACTGGTCGATGTCGACTACGACCCCCTGCCTGCCGTCGCGGACTTCACCAAGGCCCGCGGCGGCTCGGCCGCCGGAATACCAGTGGTGCACGAGGCTTATCCGGACAACGTCGCGGGCGGGATGGGCGGCGCGCCACCCGACGAGGAGACCTTCTCGTCGGCGGCGCACGTCGCTTCGGCGCACGTGTACCAGCAGATCCACTCGCCCGTCCCGATCGAGACGCGGGGCCTTGTCGCCGAGTGGGAGGCATCGTCGCGCGAACTGACGATGTGGGCGTCGACGCAGACCCCGCACGAACTGCGCGCGTTCGCCGCGCGGCTGCTGGGCATCCCCGCGCAGAATGTCCGGGTCATCATGCGCGACACCGGCGGTGGCTTCGGTCAGAAGGTCGTCCCGATGCGCGAAGACATGTGCGTCATGCTGGCCGCCCGTAAGGTGGGGGGCGCGCTGAAGTGGATCGAGGACCGTCGCGAGAACCTGATGTCGGCTGGCCAGGCTCGCCACGTCGACGGTGACGTGCGGATGGCGTTCGACGGCGAGGGCAACATTCTGGCCGCCGACATCGACTTCGTGCAGGACATCGGCGCGTATCCGACGCCCTATCCGGTGCTGACCACCGCGGCGATCGGCATGTTCTTCCCCGGCCCGTACCGGGTACCGAAGGCAAGCTTCAACTACAAGACGGTGTTCTCGAACACTGCGGGGCTGGCGGCGTACCGGGGCCCGTGGCAGTACGAAACCCTCACTCGCGAAATACTTCTCGACATCGCCGCGCGCAAGATGGAGATGGATCCGGTTGAGCTGCGCCGCCGCAACATCCTGCGTGGCGACGAGATGCCCTACTTCAACGCCAACGGCATGCCGTACGAACACGTCGCACCGGCGGACACCTTCGAACAGGCCGTGAAGATCCTCGACCATGAAGGCTTCCGCAAGGAACAGAAGGACGCGCTCGCCGAGGGCCGCTACATCGGGCTGGGGTTCTCGGCCTACATCGAACCCACCGGCGCGGCGACGGGACATCTCGCCACCGAGGGCGCGACGATCCGGATGGAACCCACCGGCAAGATCAACGTGTACGTCAACGGCGGATCGACCGGCAACAGCATCGAGACGACGGTGGTTCAGCTGACCGCCGATGCGCTCGGCGCCGACATCTCCGACGTCTCGACGATTCAGGGCGACACCGCTGTGACGCCGTACGGCGCAGGCACGCAGGGCAGCCGCAGCGGACCGATGACCGCGGGCGCCGTCAACGAGGCCGGCACGATCCTGCGCAACCAGATCATCGCGATGGCCGCCCATCGGCTGGAGGTCGAGGAGTCGGCCATCGAGCTGGCCAATTCGCGCGCCACTGTTCGCGATGACCCCGAGAAAAGCGTCAGCTTCGCCGACCTCGCCTATCGCTCGTACTACGAGCCGTCCGCTCTTCCGCCGGGAATGGCGGCCACGCTCGAGGCCACCGCGCGGTTCACCTCGCAGACAATGATCCACTGGGCGAACGCAACCCACGCATGCACCTGTGAGGTCGACGTCGAAACCGGACATGTCACGCTGACCCGCTACATCGTCAGCGAAGACGTCGGCCCGATGATCAACCCGAACGTCGTCGAGGGCCAGATCGCCGGCGGCACCGTTCAGGGCATCGGCGGCGCCCTGCTGGAGAACATGGTCTACGACGACGACGGCAACCCGCTCGCGTCGACCTTCGTCGACTACCTGTTGCCGACGGCCACCGAGGTGCCCGCGATCGAATACGGCCATGTCGAGATCCCCGGTCCCGGCGTCGGCGGATACAAGGGCTGCGGTGAAGGTGGCGCGATCGGGTCGACACCCGCGGTCATCAACGCCATCAACGACGCACTGGCCCCGCTGGGTGTGACGCTCACCCGGCTGCCCGCAAGCCCGGCCACCATCGTCGAGCTGATCGAACAGGCCAAAGCTGATGCAGACGCATCTGGAAAGGACCGCGCAACGTGGAGCTGA
- a CDS encoding cyclopropane mycolic acid synthase family methyltransferase: MPKSREAGDELKPHFEDVQAHYDLSDDFFRLFLDPTQTYSCAYFERDDMTLEEAQIAKIDLSLGKLGLQPGMTLLDVGCGWGATMRRAIERYDVNVVGLTLSENQAAHVQKTFDELDSPRSKRVLLQGWEQFDEQVDRIVSIGAFEHFGHDRYPAFFNMAHRVLPDDGVMLLHTIVGEHPARAKELGIPLTFELARFIKFVMTEIFPGGRLPSVPMVEERAAEGGFTLTREQRLGPHYARTLDLWAAALEAHKDEAIAIQSEEVYERYMRYLTGCAKLFRNRQTDVVQFTLSK, encoded by the coding sequence ATGCCGAAATCACGTGAAGCCGGCGATGAGCTGAAGCCGCATTTCGAGGACGTCCAGGCCCATTACGACCTGTCGGACGACTTCTTCCGGCTTTTCCTCGACCCGACGCAGACCTACAGCTGCGCCTACTTCGAGCGCGACGACATGACGCTCGAGGAAGCCCAGATCGCCAAGATCGATCTGTCCCTCGGCAAGCTCGGACTGCAGCCCGGCATGACACTGCTCGACGTCGGCTGCGGTTGGGGCGCCACGATGCGGCGGGCCATCGAGCGTTACGACGTGAATGTCGTCGGGCTGACCTTGTCGGAGAATCAGGCCGCCCACGTTCAGAAGACGTTCGACGAGCTGGACAGCCCGCGCTCGAAGCGGGTGCTGCTGCAGGGCTGGGAGCAGTTCGACGAGCAGGTCGACCGGATCGTCTCCATCGGAGCGTTCGAGCACTTCGGCCACGACCGCTACCCCGCCTTCTTCAACATGGCCCACCGAGTCCTACCCGATGACGGCGTCATGCTGCTGCACACGATCGTGGGTGAACATCCCGCGCGTGCAAAGGAACTCGGAATCCCGCTGACCTTCGAGCTGGCCCGCTTCATCAAGTTCGTCATGACCGAGATCTTCCCGGGCGGCCGGCTGCCGTCGGTTCCGATGGTCGAGGAGCGCGCTGCTGAGGGCGGTTTCACCCTGACCCGTGAGCAGCGACTGGGGCCGCACTACGCCCGCACGCTCGACCTGTGGGCGGCCGCGCTCGAAGCGCACAAGGACGAGGCCATCGCGATCCAGTCCGAAGAGGTTTACGAGCGCTACATGCGTTACCTGACCGGGTGCGCGAAGCTGTTCCGCAACCGGCAGACCGACGTCGTGCAGTTCACCCTGTCGAAGTAG
- a CDS encoding DUF732 domain-containing protein produces the protein MRRLSRPVRLITVFAGVTATASLLASPAQADPGTDAFLDAVTGAGLGGTTDPSNLVAVGQSVCPMLSEPGQTAADAAAEVADATGMSLGGANMFTSLAISFLCPRVLESIGAGQSPIPLGLLGI, from the coding sequence GTGCGCAGACTTTCCAGGCCCGTTCGCCTGATCACCGTGTTCGCTGGAGTGACCGCGACGGCCTCGCTGCTTGCGTCCCCCGCGCAGGCCGATCCCGGCACCGACGCGTTCCTGGACGCGGTCACCGGTGCGGGCCTCGGCGGCACTACGGATCCCTCGAACCTGGTCGCGGTCGGCCAGTCCGTCTGCCCGATGCTGTCCGAACCCGGCCAGACGGCGGCCGACGCCGCGGCCGAGGTTGCCGACGCCACCGGCATGTCGCTGGGCGGGGCGAACATGTTCACCAGCCTTGCCATCTCGTTCCTGTGCCCGCGGGTGCTGGAGTCGATCGGGGCAGGCCAGTCTCCGATCCCGCTCGGCCTGCTCGGCATCTAG
- a CDS encoding LmeA family phospholipid-binding protein, whose protein sequence is MTQPRPQRRWDPFRPLDMLASLWSTAAVAPMNTGAAAAYRTLFMTLRKLVVGRELSVRLDEGDITLTVTEFDSKLDVRGLAAGQLPDVRLAARDIRWEDNRLDRATAVLHNVHLRPAAPPVLVAAPVDLTVELPADALDEMFRLAAPRLAGEIGPDGVARLRLARRPGLGHLEVDAILAESSLWLRPRGLVLGRKRVRLPDRIPGYRVSIPELPHGLTLTDISIEPDKLCLSGRLEQWRIDVPRARLEDVVNQLSVVGRPLKPLNLTRFGLG, encoded by the coding sequence ATGACGCAACCGCGACCGCAGCGCCGGTGGGATCCGTTCCGGCCGCTCGACATGCTTGCGTCGTTGTGGTCGACGGCGGCTGTCGCGCCCATGAACACAGGTGCGGCAGCCGCGTACCGGACGCTGTTCATGACGCTGCGCAAGCTGGTGGTGGGGCGCGAACTGTCGGTCCGCCTCGACGAGGGTGATATCACGCTGACGGTCACCGAGTTCGACTCGAAGCTCGACGTCCGCGGGCTTGCCGCAGGCCAGCTCCCCGACGTTCGGTTGGCCGCGCGCGATATCCGTTGGGAGGACAACAGATTGGATCGTGCCACCGCGGTACTCCACAATGTCCACCTCCGGCCCGCGGCGCCGCCGGTGCTGGTGGCCGCACCCGTCGACCTGACGGTTGAGCTTCCCGCGGATGCCCTCGACGAAATGTTTCGACTGGCCGCGCCGCGGCTGGCAGGCGAGATCGGGCCGGACGGCGTCGCTCGGCTGCGGCTCGCGCGTCGGCCCGGGCTCGGTCACCTCGAGGTTGACGCGATCTTGGCGGAATCGAGTCTGTGGCTGCGGCCGCGCGGTCTGGTCCTGGGCCGTAAACGGGTTCGACTACCGGATCGGATACCCGGATACCGGGTGTCCATTCCCGAGCTGCCGCACGGGCTCACGTTGACCGACATCAGCATCGAGCCCGACAAGCTCTGCCTCTCCGGCAGGCTCGAGCAGTGGCGCATCGACGTTCCGCGCGCACGCCTGGAAGACGTCGTCAACCAGCTCAGCGTGGTGGGCCGACCTCTCAAACCTCTCAACCTCACCCGGTTCGGCCTCGGCTGA
- a CDS encoding TetR/AcrR family transcriptional regulator produces MPGSSEPSSLRAEQVAQTRGALVDAGRGLFGERGFRGTSVEDLAREARVTTGALYHHFPTKTALFEAVFVQAHKELMAASLEAARDAKDGLDELALGFDAFLNGVLQPDVQRILVLDGPAVLGLARYTELDEKYAHAVIVHSLEEAAGCGAIRIDDPETATRLLLGALTRGAMLIANSADPVQTRHAVAKSMRALLNSFAP; encoded by the coding sequence ATGCCCGGATCTTCAGAGCCATCCTCCCTGCGCGCCGAGCAGGTCGCCCAGACCAGGGGCGCACTTGTCGACGCGGGTCGCGGGCTGTTCGGCGAGAGGGGTTTTCGCGGCACGTCGGTGGAGGATCTTGCCCGTGAGGCGCGGGTGACGACGGGCGCGCTCTACCACCACTTCCCCACCAAGACAGCACTTTTCGAGGCCGTTTTCGTGCAGGCGCACAAGGAGCTGATGGCGGCATCCCTCGAGGCGGCAAGAGACGCGAAGGATGGCCTTGACGAGCTGGCGTTGGGTTTCGACGCATTTCTCAACGGCGTGCTGCAGCCCGATGTGCAGCGAATTCTGGTGCTGGATGGACCCGCTGTGCTGGGGTTGGCCCGATACACCGAATTGGACGAGAAGTACGCCCATGCGGTGATCGTGCACTCACTGGAGGAAGCGGCGGGCTGCGGGGCGATCCGCATCGACGATCCGGAGACTGCGACGCGGCTACTGCTCGGCGCCCTGACCCGGGGCGCGATGCTGATCGCAAACTCCGCCGACCCGGTGCAGACGAGACACGCGGTGGCGAAGTCGATGCGGGCGCTGTTGAACAGCTTCGCGCCATGA
- a CDS encoding maleylpyruvate isomerase N-terminal domain-containing protein produces MTSTSVHTTGPVEETRRAHDQSREALRTAAGRIVELLRRIDDAGAPVPGLAWTAAETAAHMVGDLRDYARALTRHTGGYMTHANRPQQSPSRLSAAVNARHLEEVPERDLGRLADLIDEAAAGYLAAVAVADERATIPTPNGLTITPPTMTTLLLGEQVVHGLDIARAARIGWQVDPHDALLITPGVLAIAPQYLRRSAVGTRASFELRIRGAKNYRLAVDGGTAVVTDAVQKSDCVITADPVAFLLLGYGRISQWSPIMRGKLRPGGRKPWLAMKFATLLDSP; encoded by the coding sequence ATGACTTCAACCTCCGTTCACACCACCGGCCCGGTGGAGGAGACCCGTCGGGCGCACGATCAGTCGAGGGAAGCGCTGCGCACGGCGGCGGGGCGAATCGTGGAACTCCTGCGCCGCATCGATGACGCGGGTGCTCCGGTGCCCGGCCTCGCCTGGACCGCCGCAGAGACCGCGGCCCACATGGTCGGCGATCTACGCGACTATGCCCGTGCGCTGACGCGGCACACAGGCGGGTATATGACGCATGCGAATCGCCCACAGCAGTCACCGTCGAGACTGAGCGCCGCAGTCAACGCCCGCCACCTAGAGGAAGTGCCGGAACGGGACCTTGGCCGCCTCGCCGATCTGATCGACGAAGCGGCCGCGGGCTATCTGGCCGCGGTGGCGGTGGCCGATGAGCGCGCCACCATCCCCACGCCCAACGGGCTGACCATCACGCCGCCGACCATGACCACACTGCTGCTCGGGGAGCAGGTGGTGCATGGGCTGGACATCGCGCGGGCGGCGAGAATCGGGTGGCAGGTCGATCCGCACGACGCACTGTTGATCACACCCGGTGTCTTGGCGATCGCGCCTCAGTATCTGCGGCGGTCGGCTGTCGGTACACGGGCGAGCTTCGAACTCCGTATCCGCGGTGCGAAGAACTATCGACTGGCGGTGGACGGGGGAACAGCCGTGGTCACGGACGCGGTGCAGAAATCGGACTGCGTGATCACCGCAGACCCCGTCGCGTTTCTGTTGCTCGGCTATGGCCGGATTTCGCAGTGGTCGCCGATCATGCGCGGCAAGCTCCGCCCAGGCGGTAGAAAGCCATGGTTGGCAATGAAGTTCGCCACTTTGTTGGACAGCCCCTAA